In Electrophorus electricus isolate fEleEle1 chromosome 14, fEleEle1.pri, whole genome shotgun sequence, a single window of DNA contains:
- the LOC113576874 gene encoding protein phosphatase 1 regulatory subunit 1B: MDREAKERRKIQFSVPSAAPSQLDPRQVELIRRRRPTPATLFRLTDHMSPEEDSSRQQLAVCENGVLKPEKDNTAIYQPPSLKAVQKMLKSQQLSPDVSDGEDISPDSSRDPTDDVISDQSDDQSACEFTDEEADSIPLHETLGEGDKGTSDSKGEQRRAESPASGETVQVYMQCPEEDTVPSENSAKEEYPLDSGREPPDDTTPHQSDHQSVHVVKGEATADSAGEEDRTESPARGECKQDEP; encoded by the exons ATGGACAGGGAGGCAAAGGAGCGAAGGAAGATCCAGTTCTCTGTGCCTTCTGCTGCACCTTCCCAGCTGGACCCCAGACAGGTGGAGCTG ATTCGGCGTCGGAGGCCAACACCGGCCACTCTGTTCCGGCTGACGGATCACATGTCCCCAGAGGAAGACAGTTCCCGCCAGCAG CTGGCAGTTTGTGAAAATGGAGTCCTGAAGCCTGAAAAAGACAACACAGCAATCTACCAGCCCCCTTCACTCAAAG CGGTTCAGAAGATGTTGAAGAGCCAGCAGCTGTCTCCAGACGTCTCAGATGGCGAGGACATCTCACCGGACTCCTCCAGGG ATCCAACAGATGATGTCATATCTGACCAATCAGATGACCAGTCAGCGTGTGAGTTCACAGATGAGGAGGCAGACTCGATCCCTCTACACGAGACACTAGGAGAAGGTGACAAGGGAACATCTGATTCtaaaggagagcagaggagagcagaaagCCCAGCGAGTGGAGAGA CGGTGCAAGTTTACATGCAGTGTCCTGAAGAGGACACTGTTCCTTCAGAAAACTCAGCAAAAGAGGAGTATCCCCTGGACTCTGGCAGAG AGCCACCAGATGACACCACGCCTCACCAATCAGATCATCAGTCAGTGCACGTGGTGAAAGGAGAAGCAACAGCTGACtcagcaggagaggaggacagaacAGAAAGCCCAGCGCGTGGCGAGTGTAAGCAGGACGAACCATAG
- the LOC113576882 gene encoding phenylethanolamine N-methyltransferase has product MKGSHGGESGMEGVAAMEACYQGFNPAAYLQYNYTAPRADFHRRDSIVPWKLSCLHKAFTEEGLRGEVLVDVGSGPTLYQVMSACEHFDRIILSDFLEVNRNELLKWLQGGEGSLDWTPYLQHVCELEGRSPTAWREKAERLRSVVTDVLPVDVHQPHPLPPGTLPHSGADCLVSSFCLESVSPDLASFTRALGHLSRLLRRGGHLLLIGALGESFYLGAPGLRIPVVSLEESQVCSSLRVCGYNLLRLSVYHLPPDMKLGVDDVTGVFFAEARKP; this is encoded by the exons ATGAAGGGATCGCAtggaggagagagtgggatggaGGGAGTAGCTGCCATGGAGGCTTGCTACCAGGGTTTCAACCCTGCAGCTTACCTGCAGTACAACTACACAGCACCCCGTGCTGACTTCCACCGCCGAGACAGCATTGTGCCCTGGAAACTCAGCTGCCTGCATAAAGCTTTTACAGAAG AGGGATTGAGAGGAGAGGTTCTGGTGGATGTGGGGTCTGGCCCCACACTGTACCAGGTGATGAGTGCTTGCGAGCACTTTGATCGGATCATCCTGTCTGACTTCCTGGAGGTGAACCGGAATGAGCTGCTGAAGTGGCTCCAGGGTGGTGAGGGCAGTTTAGACTGGACGCCATAcctacagcatgtgtgtgagctggaGGGACGAAG TCCTACTGCCTGGAGGGAGAAAGCCGAGCGACTTCGCTCAGTGGTGACCGATGTGCTTCCCGTTGATGTACATCAGCCCCACCCTCTGCCCCCTGGAACCCTGCCCCACTCCGGAGCCGACTGCCTCGTCTCTTCCTTCTGCCTCGAGAGTGTGAGCCCCGATCTGGCCTCCTTCACTCGGGCCCTGGGTCATCTCTCCAGACTCCTGCGCCGGGGAGGGCACCTCCTGCTCATCGGGGCCCTAGGAGAGAGCTTCTACCTGGGGGCCCCAGGCCTGCGGATCCCCGTGGTGTCCCTGGAGGAGTCACAGGTGTGCTCCAGCCTGAGGGTCTGTGGCTATAACCTGCTTCGGCTCAGCGTCTATCACCTGCCACCAGACATGAAGCTAGGGGTGGATGATGTCACTGGGGTGTTTTTTGCTGAAGCCAGAAAACCATAG
- the neurod2 gene encoding LOW QUALITY PROTEIN: neurogenic differentiation factor 2 (The sequence of the model RefSeq protein was modified relative to this genomic sequence to represent the inferred CDS: inserted 1 base in 1 codon) — protein sequence MAWHQSRYVTLPASDATPSLCASGEGITHVGXTHASRLQLLPERPSGVLVPEDYVDGRAFTHRSALRRSAAAMLTRLFNEPSLLPDVQKFPGWVDDSGSEDSKTKDDEQDHCRLGDEDLDEGDMKGGGSRAQSEIAGEEDDDDDDDADEEDCGHEGDGDRPKKRGPKKRKMTPARLERSKMRRQKANARERTRMHDLNSALDNLRKVVPCYSKTQKLSKIETLRLAKNYIWALSEILRNGKRPDVVSYVQTLCKGLSQPTTNLVAGCLQLNSRNFLTEQCQDGARFHMPNPSFSMHAYPYQCSRLSSPQCQSGSNTHSLRNHSYCSAYETVYAGGASPEYNSPDYEGHHSPPVCVNGNFSLRQQEPISPDTERGYHYSMHYTGLPGSRTSVAHGLAYGPSGARSGGAHSENVPPFHDMHLHHDRAPAYEELNSFFHN from the exons ATGGCCTGGCATCAGAGCCGGTATGTAACCCTGCCTGCTAGCGATGCCACACCGTCTCTCTGCGCGTCCGGGGAAGGAATAACGCACGTCG TCACACACGCGTCTCGGCTCCAACTCTTACCGGAGCGTCCTAGCGGGGTGCTAGTCCCCGAAGATTATGTAGACGGACGCGCCTTCACCCATCGAAGTGCACTGCGAAGGAG TGCCGCCGCCATGTTGACAAGATTATTCAACGAGCCGTCCCTGCTGCCGGACGTGCAGAAGTTTCCGGGCTGGGTTGACGACAGCGGGAGCGAGGACTCCAAAACCAAGGACGACGAGCAGGACCACTGTCGCCTAGGCGACGAGGACCTGGACGAAGGAGACATGAAAGGCGGTGGCAGCCGGGCTCAGTCGGAGATCGCAGGGGAGGAGGACgacgatgacgacgacgacgcCGACGAAGAAGACTGCGGGCATGAAGGCGACGGCGACAGGCCCAAGAAGCGCGGGCCCAAGAAGCGGAAGATGACGCCGGCGCGCCTCGAGCGCTCCAAGATGCGGCGTCAGAAGGCCAACGCCAGGGagcgcacgcgcatgcacgacCTGAACTCCGCCCTGGACAACCTGCGCAAGGTCGTGCCGTGCTACTCCAAAACGCAGAAGCTGTCCAAGATAGAGACGCTGAGGCTGGCGAAGAACTACATATGGGCGCTGTCGGAGATCCTGCGCAACGGGAAGAGGCCGGACGTGGTTTCGTACGTACAGACTCTGTGTAAAGGCCTCTCGCAGCCCACGACCAATCTGGTCGCTGGCTGTCTACAGCTCAATTCTCGGAATTTTCTGACAGAACAGTGCCAGGACGGCGCGCGCTTTCACATGCCCAATCCGTCTTTCTCCATGCACGCGTACCCATACCAGTGCTCCCGTCTGTCGAGCCCTCAGTGTCAGTCTGGATCCAACACGCACAGCCTCCGGAATCACTCTTACTGCTCGGCCTATGAGACTGTCTATGCCGGGGGTGCGTCTCCTGAATACAACAGTCCCGATTATGAAGGCCATCATAGCCCCCCGGTGTGTGTTAATGGCAACTTTTCTTTGAGGCAACAGGAACCTATCTCACCAGACACGGAAAGAGGCTATCATTATTCTATGCACTACACCGGTCTGCCCGGATCACGCACGTCCGTCGCGCACGGTCTCGCTTACGGCCCTTCTGGAGCGCGCAGCGGCGGCGCGCATTCTGAAAACGTTCCACCATTCCACGACATGCACTTGCACCATGATCGGGCGCCTGCGTATGAAGAACTGAACTCCTTCTTTCACAATTGA